CTTTGGCCAATGGAAAGAGgactttgaaaattatttcatcattagCTGGTGAGACTGAAGCCGAcgttcaaaagttttttttttccaacggaCCATTGGCATATATAAATAGTTAGTCTATAAATAAATAGGTACAGAGAGAGATACTTAAAATCTTAATAAGTAGAATAAATATAGCAAGAGAAATAGTAATAGGTAAAAATGTGGAAGCTGAACTTTGGGTAACGGGAGAGGGtgaggaagaatgagagagagaggggtgggtcTAATGAATTATTTTCGTTTAAAATGGTCCCCggcattttaattttgtctttaacaACGCTCTCTGGTCATTGGTCAAAATAATGAAGCTCGTGGACAAGCAGTATAACTGTTGTGCAACAGCGGGACGGACACCCCCTTCCCTCCTTGCCTTTGCAATACCTGTTGACACCAGGACCAGGTAAATTACCTTGCATTAGCAGGTAAGACACCTCGGCCTATACGCATTGCACAAACTTCAATTTCACTCCAACTCCAGCCATTTAACTCAACACTAGATAGGCCTACACACacgcactcgcacacacacacatatgcaaacaggtaatataacagaaaataaaggaacaagatatggacacacacacacacacacacataacatgaATACCCATTACTCGTGTACTGAGATAATATAACAAAAGAAGATGCAAGCAAAACAACTGCCTCCGTATGAGCGCATTTGCATGCGAACTTTGTTTGAATAAGAGCATCTGTTGTGGTGTGCGTTTATGAGCCAAAACATATAATAAGAAAGCAGATGCAGGAGGCACCAGGAAAACTCGCGACAattttgataaagagagagagagagagagaaagagagagtaggtCTAATTTTGGATAAGGAAGTGCAGACTGTGACAAGGCTAAACCAGTAAAGTAATAaagccaaaagaaaaaacaaaaagacaagttaAAAAAAGCCCACTTTCTTTCCCCCTAAGGAATGtttaaacaacaataatcattttctcaaaaaaaatatgcggtaaaaatactgaaatattaataaactgCCCAGACGATTCAGCAGGCTGCCTCGggaaatagaaaatattcaaaagtcaTAGTGAAATCACTGATTAACTAGAGACACCTTCTGCAAAGCAGCATTTTGCAAAGTAGCAAACTGATCTTTCTGATGAAGTAGGAACCTGAAGAAGATATTCTGGAGCCTAAAACTAGAACTGATGAGGATAAAGAGATCAGAGTCTTAATAAAACTGTCGTTAAGGTAATTTAAAAAATTGGGAGGACTTATGGATCCAATTACTTTGGTCCGTGTTATGAACGACCATGACCTCAAGAAACTGATAAAGAAAGGACCAAGACTTCAAGAAACTGACAAAGAAAGTACAATGGCCGCAAgaaactgacaaagaaagaacaatggctgcaagaaaatgacaaagaaaggaCAATGACCcaaaaaaactgacaaagaaagGACAAAGACCTCAAGAAACTGACAACAAAGGAAAATGGTCTtaagaaactggaaaagaaagtACAATGGCCTCAAGAAACTGACAAAGAAAGTACAGTGGCCTCAAGAAACTGACAAAGAAAGGACAAAACCTCaagaaactgacaaaaaagaCAATGGCCTTAAGAAACTGACAGAGAAAGTACAATGGCCTCAAGAAACTAACAAAGAAAGGACAATGACCTCAAGAAACTGACAAAAAAGGACAATGACCTTGAGAAAATGACAAAGAGAGTACAATAGCCTCAAGACACTGACAAAGAAAGGCCAATGACCTCAAGAAACTGACAAAGAAAGGACAATAGCCTCAAGGCACTGATGAAGAAAGGCCAATGACCTcaaaaaactgacaaagaaagGACTATGTCCTCAAGAAACTGATAAAGAAAGGACAAAGACCTCAAGAAACTGGCAAAGAAGGGACAATGGCCTCAAGAAACTGAAAAAGTAAGGCCAGTAACCCCAAGAAATTGATCAAGAAAGGACAATGACCacaagaaagtaataaagaaaggaCAATGACCtcaagaaactgaaaaagacAGGACATTACCTCAAGAAGCTTCAGTATAACGCAAGTTTTAAGATGCATCCATGAATGAATACTACACTTGTGCACTTGGAAACGGCGCAGAGACACTCCAAGTGTTCTGGGGAGAGAATTGTTGTGGGAGGAAGGTCTTCACGCTGAAATGTGAAACGACTCAGTTTTAAACAAGTCGTTCGAAGAAGGTTGATTCCTGTACTCAGTAGTCTCTATCATTCTCTGTCATTTAaactcaaatacatacatacatatatatgtgtatatatatgtgcgtgtgtaaggTACCTTTTTACGTTgtatttttagcttatttttatctaaaaaaaccAACCACTAtgaaacttgtaaataaaaaaaacttgacttaCTGATATTTGCATATGCATAGAACCCttacataaactctctctctctttctcactctaataagcacacacacacacacacacacagtacctatctctctctctctacacttatATATTCAGCCACATACCACATGACACAGATGTACTTGTCTTATCTTTGACGCCACCGGAGGATATCCGTCAGTACGTTTCATTGACCCCGTCTGGGCGAATTCCCTCTGAAACCTGTGAGAGTTTGGGATTGTGGAATGTCTAAAACGTGCGTTAGTTATGGAACTGTCTGGGCCTGTGAAATGTCTAAAATCTGTAGCAGTCTGGACCTCTGAAATACCTGAAACCTATGTCAGTTTGGACCTGTGAAATGTCGAAAACCTATGCCAGTTTGGACCTGAGAAATGTCTAAAATCTATGCAAATCTGGACCTGTGAAATGTTTAAAACCTATGCCAGCTCGAACCTGTGAAATGTCTAAAATCTATGTCAGTTTGTACCTGTGAAATTTCTCAAACCAATGCCAGTTTGGTCCTGTGAAATGTCTAAAACCTATGTCTGTTTGGACCTGAGAAATGTTTAAAACCTGTGCCAATTTGGACCAGTGAATTGCCTGAAATCCATGCCAGTTTTGACCTGTGAAATGTCTTAAACCTATGCCAATTTGGACCTGTGGAGTGATTAAAATCTATGCCAGTTTGGACCTGTGAAATGTCTTAAACCTATACCAGTTTTGACCTGTGAAATGTCTAAAACCTATGACAGTTTTGACCTGTGAGATGTCTAAAACCTATGCCAATTTGGACCTGTGAAATGTCTGAGATATTGAAACTGTTGATGTTTAAAATTTTACCGAATATAGAAATGCGTTAGCTTTAAAACATATTTGATTCAGGAATTACTAAAACTACGAGTGCACAGATTTTCATCAACAACCCCATTTTTCCAGCAAATGGGCTAATTACTATATTACCCATCTCGTAATGAGATTGTGGACGTTCATTCAagcagtaaatgaataaatacatctCTGAGAAGGTCTAGACACTATCTGGTTCTCTTAAGAATCCTTCCTCGAGTGTGGATGTCACTGAGTAACCTTAGATGAGGTGATTTTGTGATGGCAATTGTTGAACGCaagtatttaagagagagagagagagagagagagaggggggaacaaAATGAGAAGGAAAGCTTTGTAATGaggatgaatgaaaaatgtatgacagagagagagagagagagagagagagagagagagagagagagagagaggaacaaaaatgagaaaggaaaggTTTGTAATAAAGGATGAAGAGTGAAAaaatgtatgacagagagagagagagagagagagagagagagagagagagagagagcagcatggAAAGTGGGTAAATGTGGGAAGCATGTTTTGGCCGAAGAAGCTCGGCATTTTTGTATTGAATTATGGATTATCTGTCACTAAACAGCCATTACTTTTCTGCTTCCTTCCTCTACTATCAAATTATGAAAGAATTCATACAACAGTCCTAACAGTCCAATTTGACACCAGTCATTTCCCATGTAATAACTCCAAATGTATTCTGGATATTTAAGCTTAATTTCAACATAAATTCAACCGGTGCCCTTGCAGATACGATGACCTGGGCTTGTGACTGGAAATTCGCGTTGATTCTGGCAGTGGTGATACAGATGGGAATCTGCCAACACGAACGGGTGCAAGGTCCTCGGCGTAAGTACCTTCAAtcttgcagtagtagtagtagtagtagtagtagtaccttCAACCTTGTAGTAGTAGCAGGAAGTATCTTCAACCTTTTCATTCCTCAAACAAAGGTCAAGTTATGCACGACATTGACCTTTGTGGCCAACAAGTTCGTTCTAAATGTGGCTTTGCATGAGAGGACATTTGTCATGACTCATTCTACACTTAAGGTAGCTTCCATGCCTCATCATGACCCACTCTCTACTCATGCGATgcctttaagattttttttcatcgtCAGTGCTGAATATTGCTATCATTTTCATAGTTAATGGGAAGGTTGGAAGGATATTATTTATTGTGTTACATGAACCTCATGATTCATCAGGTGGGATCATCAGGAAAGCCTTCAACAAAGACCCAGACGAGAATCCGTCATGTTCTCCAAAACCTATTGCCGTGGACTGGGACATGGTCAAACATCGAGTCATTTCGATGGTCGGCAACGACGACGTCTACAAAGAAGATTTACTTCATTCACGATCTCCCGGCAGAGTGCTTCCCGTCGAATGGTGTCGCTCCGAAATGACTCCCTGCGGAATGCCTGGAAGACAGTGCTCGCCTGGGCCAATGGGGAGAAAAAGTACAGCGTTTGCCGTCTCGACTGCGAAAGAAGAACGCTTGCTCGTCTCTCTGGATTACTTGGAGGCAACACGCTGCCTCTGCAGGACCAATACGTCTGTTGTGGATCTGTTTCCCATCATAACGAAGGTCAACATTGCTAAACAGTGCAGTAACGTGGGAGGAGGATTGAGTAACAGTGCTGGTGAGTCATTTCAGCATGTTAAACAGATTGTCTggtttaacttctcgatttcctcacactttctttttttggatatgcagACATGCATGTAGCTGCAAGCCTGTAATCCAAATGGGAGATAAATACGGACACTCTACTTCCCCTTGTTGAACATCAAATGCATTTGGACTCAGGACTTGCAATGCAAAATGTAGCCATAACAAATGAGGATAGGTCTACTGAAAGTAAATTATGTCACGTACCAGAAACACTAGCCTGTGACCAGGCAGCAGATGTGTCTTTAGCTTTAAATATTAGCCATACATGAATTCTTTACAGGTAAAGTTCTTtcgttttattcatctttttctcctGCAGTAGTCGTCGGCACAGGAAGAGACGCTACAGTGTCCTTCCCTTACGCAACGCCCGTGGAAGATGACGCTCCCTCCAGCGTTATGATTTTGAAGGCCTTTGAACAAACTCGACCTCTGATGTCAGTGGTTCATTCTTCTGGTGATGTGTAGTTTGATCACGTATTTCAcaattgttattcttttgtttattgatttatcagttttttctacTGTGCTCAGCAAAAACAGTAATGTTTTTAAGGCTTCTTTCATTGCAATACTGTAATATAAGCAACAATACGGATTCTATCAATAACCTTCCAGCTTCTTGAAATCACCACAACTTACCATTGTCACTGCAGAACTTCATATTCATCCCCAGAATCGACTTCATGATAAGGATAAAGAACACTCAAATCTATGATGGGCCCGAAGACTGGAGAGTGAGGGCCTCCGTGTCTTTCAGTATGGGTATCGTCGAACTCCTCCTTCGGAATGTCAGCCAGGGGGACGAGGGTCCCTACATGTGCATGGTGGAGTTTCTCAGTTCTTCTTCCTGTTTCTCGATGGCGGAACTGTCTGTATCTGGTAAGGAATTCTAAGTTAGCCCAGTACCAGAGAAACTgcaatcttttttatttgtgtataggTATGTTTGTTGGCTGGCTTACGTTTCTTAGTATAGCTGCATTCATAATTTACAAATCACCTCTTCCCCTGGTTTTACCTTTATTGGAATTTGAGAAGAAAACGTAATTTTTCATAGTGAAAGCAGTATTTCAAATATAGACAGTAAGCTTGTGTTCGCGACCCAATTTGAgagaaaatacatttctaaaatcTGTAAGATTTAGTATGTTCTAGGAGTATATTAATTAACTGGGGGGGTCATTCACATATAAAACGGTATACAAGCCATGAAGAGCAGAACTGTCACTGAACTAAATTTTTTTCAATGCGCTAAGAAGGGGAAGGCTGCtgtggtatttattttttatgaattgcaTCATTATGCCAGATAAGTACACCGCCTTGCTTTGATTCCTCTGCAGTTCGAAGACTATTAAAGTCCATTTTAAGgcttttagttaattttttctttcccccaGGCATTGCACAAGACATAGAGCAAACAGTATGTCGGCCTCAGATGACAAAACCAACTTGGGCAACTTTCCAAGATGGTGCTCCAATGCCGGTGGTTTTCAACAGTAACTTCAACCAAAACCTCCTGGTCCAGAAATGTGGGGCTTTAGGAGGAAACCAGTGCCAAGCTGCCAATCGCCAGTGCGTCTCTTCCACGACTAGAGAAAAAGAAACGACGGTCTGTGTCCCAGACGATGCTGAAGGTGACCACCTGTCCAAAATGGCAGTTCGTTACGTTGAGGACGAAACGTGCGCATGTGGCCCGAGGGAGGTGTTTCAGATGGGTTCCAGTTCAGGAGAAACTGTTCACATCACGAACATGAAGAAAGTTGGGACTTGTCCCAGTAAGTATGGAGATTATTTTCCTCACCTTTTTCTGGTTCATGATCTCGCTCATGACTGATGGAAAGAAGGCAGAGGAACACAGAACATGTAAATAAGAGGAGCGTAAAACATGTATCCAGGTTAAAGTGATTGTATaatttgttactgtttttttcAACAATACTAAACTCTATCAAATCACAGCTTCATTTGTAATTCAGTATCCTTTCTGAGACAGATATTAGAGACAATTAGTCATTTTCTGTTCAAGAGTGCTTTATCCCCTACAACAGTTTACAGCATCAATTGCACCATATTTCAACAGCTTAAATTTTAAGAGCATATTAGTGTGTTTAAACCAAGCTGTCTTCTTTTCccctagaaaagaaaatacattctAATTCTGCTTTCCAATCCTTGAATTTGGCTCCAAGTGTGCTTTTAAAGTCCCTTAATCCTTTAATGATCCTTGCATATGGGTTTTCATTCACTCCAAGACTGCTTTTCTCGTCCGCAGGAGGATGCCAACCAGAATACGTCGTGGTCCAGTGGCGTGATCTGAAGGAGTACTTGAACAAATGGACAACCCTCAGCTTGAACGCCTCCATAGAGGGTCAGGCTCTCAAGGTCAAAAGGTGCCACGAAAGCCTAACACCCTGCTCTGACCCCAACGTCTTCTGCGAACTGGCAGAGGAGACGAAAACACGTAAGCGAATCAAACTGAAGAACGTCAATTTAAAAATCAACCTCAAGATCGTCGAGGCGAGCAGGTGTGAATGCAAGAAGAGGGAGAACCCGACCCAAGACGACTTCGGCCAAGTGAACAGCCCCCCTGTGATTACCTACGCGAAACTTGGGCATTTGAGAGCAAAAAAGAGTGGGAAAAATTGATGGTCAGCTTTGGTGATGACAGAGGACCTCACCCTTCAGAATCtatgaagattaaaaaagaaaattaatagtgATTTCTGTTTGTGGTGGGGAGCTGGATTTCCGCTGTTAGTACACACTGACACTTAGGAGCTTgctacctcatcccaaaatactccCCAGGACAATAAAGCATTCCTTCCCCTTCCAACATCTTTTCCACTCAATCTACCCAGGGATTTCTAATCTTCCTCTTTTCATCCTTCCCAACACCTGtaaatccatcctttcacctttgCTAACTTTTTCTTACCACTTCTGAACTCTACATTTCTCATCTTTCAATTTTTCTATCAGACACGTTAtgcaaacatttccattttttttattttcatttcatatgcaTTCAACATCTATACTTCAATTCTATACAGGAGAATTAGCTCAACATTGGCTCATTGACATTCGTCTTGCATGAATCAAACTGTTTCCATTTCTCCACacttcatattaacattcattatccatcttcctggtttccatttacctttataACTTTACACATACTCACTTTTTCTCTAAATTTTTACACTCCCTAGCCTTTTCATGCTCTTTctctagtttctgcagtttctcttcgctAAACATCGAACCCCTCTACACTCCATCCTTGGCTCATTACTGCATTTACATCTGCTGTCATTTCTCTGCCTTCTTCCCTATCATACTGTGTAATATTGTGCCCCTATGATTCCTGCAGTTGTTTCTATCACTTTTACCTTTATAATTCCTCTAACCC
This genomic interval from Macrobrachium rosenbergii isolate ZJJX-2024 chromosome 56, ASM4041242v1, whole genome shotgun sequence contains the following:
- the LOC136836460 gene encoding uncharacterized protein; its protein translation is MTWACDWKFALILAVVIQMGICQHERVQGPRRGIIRKAFNKDPDENPSCSPKPIAVDWDMVKHRVISMVGNDDVYKEDLLHSRSPGRVLPVEWCRSEMTPCGMPGRQCSPGPMGRKSTAFAVSTAKEERLLVSLDYLEATRCLCRTNTSVVDLFPIITKVNIAKQCSNVGGGLSNSAVVVGTGRDATVSFPYATPVEDDAPSSVMILKAFEQTRPLIIDFMIRIKNTQIYDGPEDWRVRASVSFSMGIVELLLRNVSQGDEGPYMCMVEFLSSSSCFSMAELSVSGIAQDIEQTVCRPQMTKPTWATFQDGAPMPVVFNSNFNQNLLVQKCGALGGNQCQAANRQCVSSTTREKETTVCVPDDAEGDHLSKMAVRYVEDETCACGPREVFQMGSSSGETVHITNMKKVGTCPRGCQPEYVVVQWRDLKEYLNKWTTLSLNASIEGQALKVKRCHESLTPCSDPNVFCELAEETKTRKRIKLKNVNLKINLKIVEASRCECKKRENPTQDDFGQVNSPPVITYAKLGHLRAKKSGKN